From a region of the Pseudomonadaceae bacterium SI-3 genome:
- a CDS encoding porin has translation MKLKNTLGVVIGSLVAATSISALAQGQGAVEVEAFGKHYFTDSSRDVQRDGELYGAGASYFLTDDVSLGLSYGEYHDLTSQDPVGAGGHKDIKGSLTSLDATYHFGQPGVGLRPYVSAGAAHQSIGQAARGGRDHSTFANIGTGVKYYFTENFFAKASVDGMYNIDADEAEWMAGVGVGLNFGGGAQQQVAQVEPTPAPAPAPMVDNEPEPEPELVRVELDVKFDFDKARVREESYNDIKNLADFMQQYPQTNTTVEGHTDSVGTDQYNQRLSERRAQAVREVLVNQYGVESQRVDSVGYGETRPVADNSTEEGRQINRRVEAEVETQVR, from the coding sequence ATGAAGCTTAAAAACACCTTAGGCGTTGTAATTGGTTCTTTGGTTGCCGCCACTTCTATTAGCGCGCTGGCCCAGGGCCAAGGTGCCGTAGAGGTGGAAGCATTCGGTAAGCATTACTTCACCGATAGCTCGCGCGATGTTCAGCGTGACGGCGAACTGTACGGAGCTGGCGCTAGCTACTTCCTGACTGATGACGTTTCGCTTGGTCTGTCGTACGGCGAATACCACGACTTGACGTCCCAGGACCCGGTCGGCGCAGGCGGGCACAAAGATATCAAGGGTAGCCTGACTTCTCTGGACGCCACTTACCACTTCGGCCAGCCGGGCGTTGGTTTGCGTCCTTACGTATCCGCAGGTGCCGCTCACCAAAGCATTGGTCAGGCTGCACGTGGCGGTCGTGATCACAGCACCTTCGCCAACATCGGTACTGGCGTGAAGTATTACTTCACCGAAAACTTCTTCGCCAAGGCAAGTGTTGACGGCATGTACAACATCGATGCGGACGAAGCTGAGTGGATGGCTGGCGTAGGTGTCGGTCTGAACTTCGGTGGTGGTGCTCAGCAGCAGGTAGCACAGGTCGAGCCGACCCCTGCGCCAGCACCGGCGCCAATGGTCGACAACGAGCCAGAGCCAGAGCCGGAACTCGTTCGCGTCGAGCTGGACGTCAAGTTTGATTTTGACAAAGCCCGCGTTCGCGAAGAGAGCTACAACGACATCAAGAACCTGGCTGATTTCATGCAGCAGTACCCTCAGACCAACACCACCGTTGAAGGTCACACCGACTCGGTGGGCACCGATCAATATAACCAGCGTCTGTCCGAGCGTCGTGCTCAGGCTGTTCGCGAGGTGCTGGTCAACCAGTACGGCGTTGAGAGCCAGCGTGTCGATTCGGTCGGTTACGGCGAAACCCGCCCGGTTGCTGACAACAGCACTGAGGAAGGTCGTCAGATCAACCGTCGTGTAGAAGCTGAAGTCGAAACACAGGTTCGTTAA
- a CDS encoding RNA polymerase subunit sigma (Member of the extracytoplasmic function sigma factors which are active under specific conditions; binds with the catalytic core of RNA polymerase to produce the holoenzyme and directs bacterial core RNA polymerase to specific promoter elements to initiate transcription; in Pseudomonas fluorescens and P. aeruginosa regulates outer membrane protein OprF expression), whose amino-acid sequence MSYDPRQLSDEELVQRAHAELFHVTRAYEELMRRYQRTLFNVCARYLGNDRDADDVCQEVMLKVLYGLKNFEGKSKFKTWLYSITYNECITQYRKERRKRRLLDALSLDPVEEASEEKAPNVEERPELDKWLVHVNQIDREILVLRFVAELEFQEIADIMHMGLSATKMRYKRALDKLREKYSGIAET is encoded by the coding sequence ATGAGCTACGACCCCCGCCAGCTCTCCGATGAGGAGCTGGTGCAGCGCGCCCATGCGGAGCTGTTTCATGTAACGAGGGCCTATGAAGAGCTGATGCGCCGTTATCAGCGTACACTCTTCAACGTATGCGCGCGTTATTTAGGAAACGACCGAGACGCTGATGACGTTTGTCAGGAAGTCATGCTCAAGGTTTTATATGGTTTAAAGAACTTTGAAGGTAAATCGAAGTTCAAGACATGGCTATATAGCATTACATACAACGAGTGTATTACTCAGTACCGGAAAGAGCGCCGCAAGCGCCGCTTACTTGATGCTTTGAGCCTTGATCCTGTGGAAGAGGCGTCTGAGGAAAAGGCGCCGAACGTTGAAGAAAGGCCGGAGCTAGACAAGTGGCTGGTCCATGTGAACCAGATCGATCGGGAGATTCTCGTTCTGCGCTTTGTGGCAGAACTGGAGTTCCAGGAAATTGCCGACATCATGCACATGGGACTAAGCGCAACAAAGATGCGTTACAAGCGGGCGCTAGATAAATTACGCGAAAAATATTCGGGAATCGCTGAAACTTAA
- a CDS encoding transporter: MELDPWSQSLLGAMSALWQPIAAFIPRLFGALLLVAVGFVVAKLLDTLLSKVLAKLGLDRLVAGTGATKLLGRAGIRMPISALIGKIVYWFVLLIFLVSAAESLGLARVSATLDMLALYVPKVFGAGLILLVGILLAQLVNGLVRGAAESVGLEYSAGLGRIAQGLVIIIIISVAIGQLEVKTELLNYVIAIALISVGLAVALAFGLGSRELVSQILAGIYVRELYEVGQRVRIEGLEGSIEEIGTAKTLLLTDEGELISVANRVLLEQRVGSR, from the coding sequence ATGGAACTCGATCCCTGGAGCCAGAGCTTGCTGGGTGCTATGAGCGCCCTTTGGCAACCTATCGCTGCCTTCATTCCTCGTTTGTTCGGGGCGCTCTTGCTAGTGGCTGTTGGTTTTGTCGTCGCCAAGTTACTGGACACTCTGTTGTCGAAGGTCCTGGCAAAACTGGGTCTGGACCGGTTGGTTGCCGGTACCGGGGCGACCAAGTTGCTTGGGCGTGCCGGTATTCGCATGCCGATCTCGGCCTTGATTGGCAAGATCGTATATTGGTTCGTATTGCTGATCTTTCTGGTGTCGGCTGCGGAATCTCTGGGACTCGCTCGCGTTTCGGCGACGCTCGATATGCTCGCGCTATACGTGCCCAAGGTGTTCGGGGCGGGGCTGATCCTGTTGGTTGGGATACTCTTGGCGCAGCTGGTCAACGGTTTGGTGCGAGGCGCTGCTGAAAGCGTTGGCCTTGAATATTCCGCCGGGCTTGGACGAATCGCGCAGGGGTTAGTGATCATCATCATTATCTCCGTCGCAATCGGCCAGCTGGAGGTTAAGACCGAGCTTCTTAATTACGTCATCGCAATTGCACTGATCTCTGTCGGGCTGGCGGTTGCGTTGGCTTTCGGTCTCGGTAGCCGAGAGTTGGTGAGTCAGATTCTCGCCGGCATTTACGTTCGTGAACTTTACGAGGTTGGCCAAAGGGTGCGCATCGAGGGACTGGAGGGTTCGATCGAAGAGATTGGAACCGCAAAGACCTTGCTGCTTACCGATGAAGGTGAGCTGATCTCGGTTGCAAATAGAGTGCTGCTAGAGCAGCGCGTAGGCAGCCGTTAG
- a CDS encoding CrfX protein yields MHDPFEESLRDMLNTQSERHDDTRLDRVLKTANRQVGAGDLFGLMGHWLQAVLIAFSAGAPHTSAVTRRHSGSRTTFNKVD; encoded by the coding sequence ATGCACGATCCCTTTGAAGAATCCCTGCGGGACATGCTTAACACGCAGTCGGAGCGTCATGACGACACCCGCTTGGATCGTGTACTGAAAACGGCCAACCGACAGGTGGGCGCTGGCGACCTGTTTGGCCTGATGGGGCATTGGCTACAGGCTGTGCTGATCGCGTTTAGCGCCGGCGCACCGCACACATCGGCTGTGACTCGACGCCATTCCGGTTCCCGTACTACTTTCAATAAGGTCGACTGA
- a CDS encoding zinc transporter ZntB produces MPDEIGRTGLLHALVLDGQGGARRIAYSDISSLELAAHESLWLHWDRSQAQAQAWLRDRSGLSAFACDVLLEENTRPRLLALPGDELLLFLRGVNLNPDAEPEDMVSLRVFADARRVISLRLRPLRSTEVVLQQLDAGVGPKTASEVLLALADALTERVDELVAVLTEKLDGEEDRVETDERYTPPQDKLLSLRRQAAGLRRFLLPQREIYAQLTRNRLPWFVDDDTDYWNELSNRLIRYLEELELVRERVNLVLEAEERRMRERMNRTMYLLGIITGFFLPMSFLTGLLGINVGGIPGSDHPYGFAVACVLIGAVACFQWWIFRRLKWV; encoded by the coding sequence TTGCCTGACGAAATAGGTCGTACAGGGCTTCTACATGCCCTTGTGTTAGACGGGCAAGGTGGTGCGCGCAGAATTGCCTATTCAGACATTTCCTCTTTGGAGTTAGCCGCGCATGAAAGCTTGTGGCTTCATTGGGATCGCAGTCAGGCTCAGGCCCAGGCTTGGTTGCGCGACCGGAGCGGCCTGAGCGCGTTCGCATGCGACGTGTTACTGGAAGAAAATACTCGTCCACGTTTGCTTGCGCTGCCTGGCGACGAGTTGCTGCTATTTCTGCGAGGCGTCAACCTGAATCCCGACGCGGAGCCCGAGGACATGGTTTCGCTACGGGTATTCGCAGATGCGCGCAGGGTTATTTCGTTGCGCCTGCGGCCGTTGCGCTCGACCGAAGTGGTGCTCCAGCAGCTTGATGCTGGTGTCGGCCCGAAAACGGCATCCGAAGTATTGCTTGCCCTGGCAGACGCGCTGACCGAGCGGGTTGATGAGCTCGTTGCCGTTCTGACAGAAAAGCTGGATGGAGAAGAAGACCGCGTCGAGACGGATGAACGATATACACCACCTCAAGACAAGTTGCTGTCGTTGCGGCGCCAGGCGGCTGGTCTGCGCCGTTTTCTGTTACCGCAGCGCGAGATATACGCGCAGCTCACGCGCAATCGTCTGCCGTGGTTTGTTGATGACGATACAGATTACTGGAACGAGCTGAGCAACCGGTTGATTCGCTACCTGGAGGAGTTGGAGCTGGTCCGTGAGCGAGTCAATCTAGTGCTAGAAGCAGAAGAAAGGCGAATGCGCGAGCGGATGAACAGAACCATGTACCTGCTCGGCATCATTACCGGCTTTTTTCTGCCGATGAGCTTTCTCACGGGCTTGCTTGGGATAAACGTGGGCGGCATCCCAGGGTCCGACCATCCTTACGGATTTGCAGTGGCTTGTGTGCTCATTGGTGCGGTGGCCTGTTTCCAATGGTGGATCTTCCGCCGATTGAAATGGGTGTGA
- a CDS encoding ribonuclease E inhibitor RraA (regulator of RNase E; increases half-life and abundance of RNAs; interacts with RNase E possibly inhibiting catalytic activity), giving the protein MQYITPDLCDAYPELVQVVEPMFSNFGGRDSFGGQIVTIKCFEDNSLVKEQVDVNGAGKVLVVDGGGSLRRALLGDMLAEKAARNGWEGLVIYGCIRDVDVIAQTELGVQALATHPMKTDKRGIGDLNVPVTFCGVTFRPGEYVYADNNGIIVSPEELKLPD; this is encoded by the coding sequence ATGCAATACATCACGCCTGATCTATGCGATGCCTACCCTGAGTTGGTCCAGGTGGTGGAGCCGATGTTCAGCAATTTTGGTGGTCGCGACTCCTTCGGTGGTCAGATCGTCACGATCAAATGCTTCGAAGACAATTCATTGGTCAAGGAGCAGGTAGATGTAAACGGCGCAGGCAAGGTGCTGGTGGTAGACGGTGGCGGCTCGCTGCGTCGTGCATTGCTCGGGGACATGCTTGCTGAGAAAGCAGCGCGCAATGGATGGGAGGGGCTGGTGATCTATGGTTGCATCCGTGATGTCGACGTGATTGCGCAAACGGAATTGGGCGTCCAGGCGCTGGCCACCCATCCCATGAAAACCGACAAGCGCGGAATCGGCGACCTCAATGTACCGGTGACCTTTTGTGGAGTGACTTTCCGCCCTGGTGAATACGTTTATGCCGACAACAACGGCATTATCGTTTCGCCCGAAGAGCTGAAGTTGCCCGACTAG
- a CDS encoding phosphoenolpyruvate synthase (catalyzes the formation of phosphoenolpyruvate from pyruvate) yields the protein MVEYVVSLDKLGNHDVERVGGKNASLGEMISNLAGAGVSVPGGFATTAQAYRDFMELSGLNEQIHALLDALDVDDVNALAKAGAQIRGWVMEAEFPPKLDADIRAAFAEMAGGNDHMAVAVRSSATAEDLPDASFAGQQETFLNIRGVDNVIRAAKEVFASLFNDRAIAYRVHQGFDHKLVALSAGVQRMVRSETGTAGVMFTLDTESGFRDVVFITGAYGLGETVVQGAVNPDEFYVHKHTLEAGRPAILRRNLGSKAIKMVYGEEASAGKSVKTVEVDQAERMRFCLTDEEVTNLAHQAMTIEKHYGRPMDIEWAKDGDDNQLYIVQARPETVKSRSSGNVMERYLLKEKGKVLVEGRAIGQRIGAGPVKIIHDVSEMDKVQPGDVLVSDMTDPDWEPVMKRASAIVTNRGGRTCHAAIIARELGIPAVVGCGNATELLQDGQRVTVTCAEGDTGLIFEGELGFDIRQNSIDAMPELPFKIMMNVGNPDRAFDFAQLPNEGVGLARLEFIINRMIGVHPKALLNFDGLPADVKSSVEKRIAGYGDPVDFYVEKLVEGVSTLAAAFWPKKVIVRLSDFKSNEYANLIGGKLYEPEEENPMLGFRGASRYISESFRDCFELECRAMRKVRDVMGLTNVELMVPFVRTLGEASQVIDILGQFGLKRGENGLRIIMMCELPSNALLADEFLEFFDGFSIGSNDMTQLTLGLDRDSGIIAHLFDERNPAVKKLLANAIEACNKAGKYIGICGQGPSDHPDLAKWLMEQGIESVSLNPDSVLDTWFFLADAEIK from the coding sequence TTGGTAGAGTACGTAGTTTCCCTCGATAAGCTCGGCAATCATGATGTTGAGCGTGTAGGGGGCAAGAACGCCTCCCTCGGCGAGATGATCAGCAACCTTGCAGGTGCGGGAGTTTCGGTACCTGGTGGTTTCGCCACTACCGCCCAGGCCTACCGTGACTTCATGGAGCTCAGCGGTCTCAACGAGCAAATTCACGCGCTTCTCGATGCGCTGGACGTGGACGACGTCAATGCCCTTGCCAAAGCCGGCGCACAGATTCGCGGCTGGGTCATGGAAGCCGAATTCCCTCCCAAGCTCGATGCCGACATTCGTGCCGCATTCGCTGAGATGGCCGGTGGCAATGATCACATGGCGGTCGCGGTTCGCTCTTCGGCGACGGCTGAAGACCTGCCGGACGCCTCATTCGCAGGCCAGCAGGAAACCTTCCTGAATATACGCGGCGTGGATAACGTGATTCGTGCCGCCAAGGAGGTCTTTGCATCCCTCTTCAACGACCGTGCGATTGCCTACCGCGTCCACCAGGGCTTCGACCACAAGCTGGTTGCGCTGTCCGCAGGCGTTCAGCGCATGGTGCGGTCCGAGACCGGCACGGCTGGCGTGATGTTTACCCTGGACACCGAATCAGGCTTTCGTGACGTCGTGTTTATCACGGGTGCCTATGGCCTCGGCGAAACTGTCGTACAGGGTGCCGTCAACCCAGACGAGTTCTACGTACACAAGCACACCCTTGAAGCCGGACGCCCTGCCATTTTGCGTCGTAATCTCGGCAGCAAGGCAATCAAGATGGTGTATGGCGAGGAGGCCAGCGCCGGCAAGTCGGTCAAAACCGTCGAGGTTGATCAGGCTGAGCGTATGCGCTTCTGCCTGACCGATGAGGAAGTGACCAATCTCGCCCATCAGGCGATGACCATCGAGAAGCACTATGGCCGTCCGATGGACATTGAGTGGGCCAAAGATGGCGATGATAACCAGCTTTACATCGTCCAGGCTCGCCCGGAAACGGTTAAGAGCCGCAGCAGCGGGAACGTCATGGAGCGCTACCTGCTGAAGGAGAAAGGAAAAGTACTGGTCGAAGGCCGTGCTATCGGCCAGCGCATCGGCGCCGGTCCGGTCAAGATCATTCACGACGTCTCCGAGATGGACAAGGTTCAGCCGGGCGACGTGCTGGTTTCCGACATGACCGACCCAGATTGGGAACCTGTGATGAAGCGCGCCAGCGCCATCGTCACTAACCGTGGTGGTCGTACCTGTCACGCAGCCATCATTGCTCGCGAGCTGGGTATTCCCGCCGTTGTTGGTTGCGGTAATGCCACCGAGTTGCTGCAGGATGGCCAGCGCGTCACGGTCACCTGTGCCGAGGGCGATACCGGTCTGATTTTCGAGGGCGAACTGGGCTTCGATATCCGCCAGAACTCTATCGATGCGATGCCAGAACTGCCGTTCAAGATCATGATGAACGTCGGTAACCCGGACCGCGCGTTCGATTTTGCCCAGCTACCCAACGAAGGCGTCGGTCTGGCGCGTCTCGAATTCATCATCAACCGGATGATTGGTGTTCACCCTAAGGCGCTGCTCAATTTCGATGGCCTGCCGGCCGACGTGAAGAGCAGTGTCGAAAAGCGCATTGCCGGCTACGGCGACCCGGTCGACTTCTACGTCGAGAAGCTGGTTGAAGGTGTCAGTACACTGGCTGCGGCATTCTGGCCGAAAAAGGTCATCGTGCGGCTGTCTGACTTCAAGTCCAACGAATACGCCAACCTGATCGGAGGCAAGCTCTACGAGCCGGAAGAAGAGAACCCGATGCTCGGGTTCCGCGGTGCATCGCGTTACATCAGCGAATCCTTCCGCGACTGCTTCGAACTCGAATGCCGTGCCATGCGTAAGGTTCGCGACGTGATGGGGCTGACCAATGTCGAGCTGATGGTGCCGTTCGTGCGCACCCTGGGCGAAGCCTCGCAGGTCATCGACATTCTCGGTCAGTTCGGACTCAAGCGTGGCGAGAACGGCCTGCGCATCATCATGATGTGCGAGCTGCCTTCCAACGCTTTGTTGGCCGATGAGTTTCTCGAGTTCTTTGATGGCTTCTCCATTGGCTCGAACGACATGACCCAGCTAACGCTTGGTCTGGATCGTGACTCCGGCATCATTGCCCACCTGTTCGATGAGCGTAACCCTGCAGTCAAGAAGCTGCTGGCGAATGCGATTGAAGCCTGTAACAAAGCGGGCAAGTACATTGGCATTTGTGGTCAGGGGCCTTCCGATCACCCAGACCTGGCCAAGTGGCTGATGGAGCAGGGTATTGAGAGCGTATCGCTGAACCCGGACTCGGTGCTCGATACCTGGTTCTTCCTGGCTGACGCCGAGATCAAATAA